Proteins co-encoded in one Arthrobacter globiformis genomic window:
- a CDS encoding helicase HerA-like domain-containing protein, with protein MANKSTADKVATIQKGYALEGATIELGAAIVDGELHKDAPVRLPLSMMNRHGLVAGATGTGKTVTLHMMAEQLSTAGVPVFLADIKGDLSGLATAAAGSDKLAKRTESIGQAWSGKTFPVEFLALGGDGDGIPVRATITSFGPILLSRVLELNDTQESSLQLVFHFADKNNLELVDLKDLRAAIQFLISDEGKEALKDLGGLSKGTAGVILRELVTLEAQGMERFFGEPEFDTAELLRTAPDGRGVISCLELPTLQTKPLVFSTFLMWLLADLFEDLPEAGDLDKPKLVFFLDEAHLLFNDASKAFLEAITTTVRLIRSKGVGIFFVTQTPKDVPADVLGQLANRVQHALRAFTPEDAKALKATVSTFPVSDYDLEETLTSAGIGEAVITVMNERGAPTPVALTRLRAPESVMGPSAVELVRSTVAGSALLAKYGTAVDNVSAYEKLTGKAGASTGAAAPGQPPVPSPEVFVPGSPGTTAIDDEARRIEEEILGRPSSRQPSSGQAGGGSVPPPPARRQAPQSGGMMDDITGALGGVLGSGLKSMARSMGTQLGRELLRGVFGTSSRRRR; from the coding sequence ATGGCCAACAAGTCCACCGCAGATAAAGTAGCCACCATCCAAAAGGGCTACGCCCTGGAGGGTGCCACCATCGAGCTGGGCGCCGCCATCGTCGACGGCGAACTGCACAAGGACGCGCCGGTCCGGCTGCCGCTGTCCATGATGAACCGGCACGGCCTCGTGGCCGGCGCCACCGGCACGGGCAAGACTGTCACCCTGCACATGATGGCAGAGCAGCTCTCGACCGCCGGGGTGCCCGTATTCCTGGCAGACATCAAGGGCGATCTTTCAGGGCTTGCCACGGCGGCCGCCGGAAGCGACAAGCTGGCCAAGCGGACCGAGAGCATCGGGCAGGCATGGTCAGGGAAGACGTTTCCGGTGGAGTTCCTGGCCCTCGGTGGGGACGGCGACGGCATCCCCGTCCGCGCCACGATTACGTCGTTCGGGCCCATCCTGCTCTCCCGGGTCCTGGAGCTCAACGACACGCAGGAATCCAGCCTCCAGCTTGTGTTCCACTTTGCGGACAAGAACAACCTTGAGCTGGTGGATCTGAAGGACCTGCGTGCAGCCATTCAGTTCCTCATCTCCGACGAGGGCAAGGAAGCGCTCAAGGACCTGGGCGGCTTGTCCAAGGGCACCGCCGGCGTCATCCTCCGCGAACTGGTGACCCTCGAGGCGCAGGGCATGGAGCGGTTCTTCGGCGAGCCCGAGTTCGACACCGCCGAGCTGCTCCGCACGGCGCCTGACGGGCGTGGCGTCATCAGCTGCCTGGAGCTGCCCACCCTGCAGACCAAGCCGTTGGTCTTCTCCACCTTCCTCATGTGGCTGCTCGCGGATCTGTTCGAGGACCTGCCCGAAGCCGGCGACCTCGACAAGCCCAAGCTCGTGTTTTTCCTTGACGAGGCGCACCTGCTTTTCAACGACGCTTCCAAGGCCTTCCTGGAAGCCATCACCACCACGGTCCGCCTGATCCGTTCCAAGGGCGTGGGCATCTTCTTCGTTACACAGACCCCGAAGGATGTCCCTGCGGACGTCCTGGGGCAGCTTGCCAACCGCGTCCAGCACGCCCTCCGGGCATTCACGCCGGAGGATGCGAAGGCCCTCAAGGCCACCGTCTCCACGTTCCCGGTCAGTGACTACGACCTCGAGGAAACCCTGACGTCCGCGGGCATCGGCGAAGCCGTCATCACGGTGATGAACGAGAGAGGAGCACCGACGCCGGTTGCCCTGACCCGCCTCCGGGCGCCGGAGTCCGTCATGGGTCCCAGCGCCGTCGAACTGGTCAGGAGCACCGTGGCGGGGTCTGCGCTGCTCGCGAAGTATGGCACTGCGGTGGACAACGTCTCAGCGTACGAGAAACTGACCGGCAAGGCCGGGGCGTCCACAGGCGCCGCGGCACCCGGTCAGCCGCCGGTGCCTTCGCCCGAAGTGTTCGTCCCGGGCAGTCCTGGCACAACAGCCATCGACGACGAAGCCCGCCGCATCGAGGAGGAGATCCTCGGCCGTCCCAGCAGCAGGCAGCCCAGTAGCGGGCAGGCCGGCGGCGGGTCCGTACCTCCGCCGCCGGCCAGGCGCCAGGCTCCCCAATCCGGCGGCATGATGGACGACATCACCGGCGCTCTCGGCGGGGTCCTTGGCAGCGGCCTGAAAAGCATGGCCCGGTCCATGGGAACGCAGCTCGGCCGGGAACTCCTGCGGGGCGTTTTCGGCACCTCATCCCGGCGCCGCCGCTAG
- a CDS encoding NHL domain-containing thioredoxin family protein → MSETVRTHHRVRASELVGRNWLNTGGKTLDLHALRGKIVLLDFWTFCCINCLHVLDELRPLEEKYSDVLVTVGVHSPKFEHEADPVALAAAVERYEIHHPVLDDPELETWKAYTARAWPTLVVIDPEGYIVAHLSGEGHADGLGVLIPELIAEHEARGTLHRGNGPYVAPEPTSGTLRFPGKALYLPSGRGSASDAGAAAGTANAGTWLVTDTGHHRVLELGTDFHTVLSTYGSGEKGHSDGAAGTARFNEPQGLVLLPEEVAAKTGYDVVIADSVNHRLRGLSLADGTVTTLVGSGVQRLLETGPARVDEDAAGFTGRLGDHPLDVALSSPWDVVWSSKLDAVVIAMAGVHQIFSYEPLTGDVSIVAGNGLEGLLDGPAHEAWFAQPSGVAEDADGNIWVADSETSALRKLVIGDDGTVTVESAVGKGLFDFGFRDGEASEARLQHPLGVTVLPDGSVAIADTYNGAVRRYDPAAGTVSTLARGLAEPSDVIVDHTQVAGSEPLLVVVEANKHQLVYVPIPKEAQQVDEGAAQTHRPKSPVAPGLLELTVRFTAPTGQKLDDRWGDPTQLKISSTPPELLVAGGGTSVGLLRTLELASDVPEGILHITARAAACDGPETEDGEIPDHAACHLYQQDWGIPVVLQADGDTDLVLDLRGMD, encoded by the coding sequence ATGAGCGAAACCGTACGCACTCACCACCGGGTGCGCGCCTCCGAACTGGTGGGCCGCAACTGGCTGAACACCGGCGGCAAGACCTTGGACCTCCACGCCCTGCGCGGCAAGATCGTGCTCCTGGACTTCTGGACCTTCTGCTGCATCAACTGCCTCCACGTGCTGGACGAGCTCCGCCCGCTGGAGGAAAAGTACTCCGACGTCCTGGTCACAGTTGGCGTGCACTCGCCTAAGTTCGAGCACGAGGCCGATCCCGTCGCGCTGGCCGCCGCCGTGGAGCGCTACGAGATCCACCACCCGGTCCTGGACGATCCCGAACTGGAAACGTGGAAGGCCTACACGGCCCGCGCCTGGCCCACGCTGGTGGTCATTGACCCGGAGGGCTACATCGTGGCGCACCTTTCGGGCGAAGGCCATGCTGACGGCCTGGGCGTGCTCATTCCCGAGCTGATCGCCGAGCACGAGGCCCGCGGCACCCTGCACCGCGGCAACGGCCCCTACGTGGCCCCGGAGCCGACGTCGGGAACCCTGCGCTTCCCGGGCAAGGCGCTCTACCTTCCGTCCGGCCGTGGTTCAGCGTCCGACGCCGGTGCTGCCGCCGGCACCGCTAACGCCGGCACCTGGCTTGTCACCGATACCGGCCACCACCGCGTTCTGGAGCTCGGCACCGACTTCCACACCGTGCTGAGCACGTACGGTTCCGGGGAGAAAGGCCACTCCGACGGTGCCGCCGGCACCGCCCGGTTCAACGAACCGCAGGGTCTTGTCCTGCTGCCGGAAGAGGTGGCAGCGAAGACGGGCTACGACGTCGTAATTGCCGACTCCGTCAACCACCGCCTGCGGGGACTGTCGCTCGCGGACGGAACCGTCACCACCCTCGTCGGCAGCGGCGTGCAGCGGCTCCTCGAAACCGGGCCCGCCCGCGTGGACGAGGACGCGGCCGGCTTCACGGGACGCCTGGGGGACCACCCCCTGGACGTGGCGCTCAGCTCGCCGTGGGATGTCGTCTGGTCCAGCAAGCTGGACGCCGTGGTGATCGCCATGGCCGGTGTGCACCAGATCTTCAGCTACGAGCCGCTCACCGGGGATGTCTCGATCGTCGCCGGCAACGGACTCGAAGGCCTGCTGGACGGGCCCGCCCACGAGGCCTGGTTCGCCCAGCCGTCAGGTGTGGCCGAGGACGCCGACGGAAACATCTGGGTGGCGGACTCCGAGACCTCTGCCCTGCGCAAGCTGGTGATCGGCGACGACGGAACAGTCACCGTTGAATCAGCGGTGGGCAAGGGCCTCTTCGACTTCGGCTTCCGCGACGGCGAGGCGTCCGAGGCGCGCCTCCAGCATCCGCTCGGCGTCACCGTGCTGCCCGACGGGTCCGTAGCCATTGCCGACACCTACAACGGAGCTGTGCGCCGCTACGATCCGGCCGCCGGCACCGTGTCCACGCTGGCGCGGGGCCTGGCCGAGCCGTCCGATGTGATCGTCGACCACACCCAGGTGGCCGGCTCCGAGCCGCTGCTGGTGGTGGTCGAGGCGAACAAGCACCAGCTTGTGTACGTGCCCATCCCCAAGGAAGCGCAGCAGGTGGACGAGGGCGCCGCCCAGACGCACAGGCCCAAGAGCCCTGTGGCGCCCGGTCTGCTGGAGCTCACTGTCCGCTTCACGGCGCCCACCGGCCAGAAGCTCGATGACCGCTGGGGCGACCCCACGCAGCTGAAGATCTCCTCCACCCCGCCGGAGCTGCTCGTGGCCGGCGGCGGGACCTCCGTGGGCCTGCTCCGTACGCTCGAGCTGGCCTCCGACGTTCCGGAGGGCATCCTGCACATTACGGCCCGCGCAGCTGCCTGTGACGGCCCTGAAACCGAAGACGGCGAGATCCCCGACCACGCCGCCTGCCACCTGTACCAGCAGGACTGGGGCATCCCCGTGGTGCTGCAGGCCGACGGCGACACCGACCTGGTGCTGGACCTGCGCGGCATGGACTAA